ACCTGTCCGCGAGTTCGTATGACTCGGAGAGCATGGCCTGTCCCTCCGGGTCCAGCGGCAGGGTCCCCCAGCGCGTCAACAGCCCGTTGCGGCCGGAGATGTCCTCCATGGTCCGCAGGCACGCCTCCAGGGAGAAGGAGAGGCTGAAGGCGTCCGTGGCCACGTCCTCCAGGTGGTGCGCCTCGTCCAGCACCAGAGTATGGTGGTCTGGAAGGACGAGATTGGCGGGCCCTTCAGCGGCCTCGCACACCTGCGAGAGGAGCAGGGCGTGGTTGACCACCACCACTTCGCTCGCCGCGGCCCGCGCCCGCGCCTTCTCTACCCAGCAGCGCCTGAACCAGGGGCAGTGGGAGCGCAGGCAGTCCTCGGAGCTTGACGCCAGTTCCTGCACGAGCTCGGCAAGGAGGAACCGCAGGCCCAGGGAGATCTCCTCCAGGTCCCCGGAGGGGGTGCGCGACAGCCACGACACCAGGAAAGCGTAGGACTCGGCCGGGGCCTGCTCGCCGAAGTGGAGCACCGGTTCCCCGCGCGCGAGCAGCCCGCACCACTCGACCCACTTACGCACGCAGAGGTAGTTGCCCCTTCCTTTCAACAGGGCGAAATCGAAGCTGCCCAGGGCCCGTGAGAGGGTGGGCAGGTCGTTGTGGAAGAGCTGCTCCTGCAGGTTGCGGGTGTAGGTGGAGACCACCAGGGGCTCGCCGCTGGCACGGGCGTGCAGGACCCCGGGGACCAGGTAGGCCAGGGACTTGCCCACCCCGGTGCCCGCCTCGACCACCAGGCAGGCGGACTCGTTCAGAGCCGAGGCCACCGCTTCGACCATTGCATCCTGCTGGGGACGGGACTCATGGTCGGGAAGGAGTCCCGACAGGGGACCGCCGGGCGCGAAGAGCGAGACGGCGTGGTGCGGGTCGATGCCGCCCCCCTCTCCCGCGGCGTCCTCGTCGGACCGGTCCGGAACCGCTCCGCCCCGCACCTCTTCGTCCACGCACGGGAGCCTGTCGGCGAGGTCGGGGAATGGGGTGCGGCCGCCGCTTCCCGGCAGGAAACCCTCCCAAGGGCTGCCGGCCTCCGCCAATGCGCCGGCAACAGCGGAGCGCAGTCGCCTCGGCGCCTCCTCCCAGGACCGGCGCAGCTCGGCGAGCAGGCGCAGGAGCAGGCGGGCGTCCCCCAGGGCGTTATGGGATGGTTCCTCGCCCAGCAGGGCTGATGCCAGGGCGGCGAGGGAATGATCGCGCAGGTAGGGGGAGACGATCCAGGCCAGTTCAAGGGTGTCCAGGACCGGTCCGGCGGGGAGGGCCCCGAAGCGCTCCAGGACCGCGGCCTTCATTGCCTTCCCCTCGTGCGCGAGGACCCTACTGCGGCCGAGGAAGTCGCGCAGGCGAGACAGGGCTTCGTGCGGTCCCTCGCCGTCGTGGTAGTCCGCCGCGCTCCTGCCGCTCCGCTCGCACACGGACGCCGGCACGGTCACTCCCGCATCTATGAGAACGTGAAAGCTGTCGGCCTCCGCACCGCCGCGCACCCGGATGGCCGCCACCTCCACCGGCATGGCGGTCTCGGGGTCGGGGCCGGTGGTCGCCATCTCCAGGACGCAGTAGCCGTCGCTCCAGTCCTTCAAAACAGGCCTCCGGGGCGCACGAAATCAGGCGGTCGGATATACCATGCTGATTCTACAACGGAGTGATGACGCCTGAGCATTGGCCCTGGTATATCGGGTTTGTTATGGTGTTTGGGAACCTATATGGATCTAACAAGATCCCCCCGTACCGGCGACTGGGGCCAGTATTAATGCCGGCCACGCTCTACGGGGAAAGGGTAGAGCGGGGCGGAAGGGACTGTGGGTAACGGCACGGCCGTGGTTTTGCGGGGGCGAGGCGTGGGTATATAGGACATAAATTGCTTGCTTTGCGTTGGGATAAGACGTTGGGCAGGTCCCGCGCGAGCGGCCGCCGCTGCTCGAGGTTAAGCCAGGAGGTTGCCGTCATGTCCGAGATACCATGGATGTCGGGCCTGGAGCTGATCACCGCTTACGAAAAGGGCGAACTGTCGCCCAGGGAGGCCATCAGGGAACTGGGGGACCGCATCGACCGCGTCAATCCGCTCATCAACGCCTTCGTCACCCTGCTGCCCGAGGCGGCGGAGGAGGCAGCGAAGAAGTCGGAGGAAGCCTATCGGCAGGGCAAGGCCAGGCCCCTGGAGGGGGTTCCCGTGGCCATCAAGGACAACATCCACTCCAAGGGGGTCAGGACCACCTACG
This genomic interval from Actinomycetota bacterium contains the following:
- a CDS encoding helicase C-terminal domain-containing protein; this translates as MKDWSDGYCVLEMATTGPDPETAMPVEVAAIRVRGGAEADSFHVLIDAGVTVPASVCERSGRSAADYHDGEGPHEALSRLRDFLGRSRVLAHEGKAMKAAVLERFGALPAGPVLDTLELAWIVSPYLRDHSLAALASALLGEEPSHNALGDARLLLRLLAELRRSWEEAPRRLRSAVAGALAEAGSPWEGFLPGSGGRTPFPDLADRLPCVDEEVRGGAVPDRSDEDAAGEGGGIDPHHAVSLFAPGGPLSGLLPDHESRPQQDAMVEAVASALNESACLVVEAGTGVGKSLAYLVPGVLHARASGEPLVVSTYTRNLQEQLFHNDLPTLSRALGSFDFALLKGRGNYLCVRKWVEWCGLLARGEPVLHFGEQAPAESYAFLVSWLSRTPSGDLEEISLGLRFLLAELVQELASSSEDCLRSHCPWFRRCWVEKARARAAASEVVVVNHALLLSQVCEAAEGPANLVLPDHHTLVLDEAHHLEDVATDAFSLSFSLEACLRTMEDISGRNGLLTRWGTLPLDPEGQAMLSESYELADRCRSRAEDLCLGPIASMLPGGAGMRPEGTKVRVEPGLLTHPAWDPARAAGLDLAADLSRLAELFPALAEKALALEGKGDEEALHAARRAEALSMRAGEEAAGLAVFLREPVDEDFPRHLRWIERARPRARSSAPISMALISAPVSVSEELSSLLFAPLRSCVCTSASLCVPGERGGFAFFLRRTGLDTLEESGRDTRLLALDSPFDYSCQVRLFAVTDLPEPRAAGEGFRRYMQRVSGVVEETVLATGGKALVLLTSHQQVEFLYSELRPRLEEQGICCLRQQRGMPNALLLERFRADRDSVLLATEAFWEGVDVPGESLSAVIMVKLPFRHPRDPVVAGRVEHHDREGSGGWGSYYLPLAVTLFRQGIGRLVRRSTDQGIIVVLDPRFLTRSYARLFHAALPDGLRVEVVRREELGDSIRSCF